The genomic DNA AAAGACCAATATGAATAATTCCCTCTACCGGAGTTTCAGCTTCATAATGAAGAAGAAAACTATTTATATAAAAATCGATATTTAAAAGATGGTTTTTTATTGTTTTTGATTTCAGTTTTTTGGTTTTCAGCCATTCTTCAAAATCAGACAGTAGCAATTTATTTTCTTTTTCAATTTTTTCAACTTTTGCTTCCCATTCTTTATATTCTTTGTCGTTCATATTTGTGTCCTACTTTTTAATCATGGAGAGCACGCAACAAATCTCCTCTCGAGAGGAGTCCTCCGGCAACTGCCGGAGGGAGGTGTGTTTCCATTAAATCCCTTTAATCCCTGAATTAATTCATTCGGAATATTTTCAAACCTTCCCTTTAATCTCCTTCTCCACTTTCAGAGCAAGATTATCAACTTTTTCCAGCAATTCTTCCGCTTGTGTCATAATATCGAATTTGAATTTTTCATCCTCGATACTTCCCATATTTATTTTCACATTCAAGTAAGCACCTTTCGCGGCAGCATTAGCAGTAATCGCAGCAACTCCCGCATCAGAAAGAGCATTTTCATTCCCGATCTTCCCGATCTTTCCGGCAAGTTGAGCAGCTTCAAGTGCGATCTTCAAAGTTTCGAGCGGAACCATAATTGCGTTTTTTGTTGCCTTCTGAATGGCGTCATTTCGGATTGATCTGTCTTCATCTGATTTTTTAGGAAGACGCGTCGCATCCATCATTTCATAAAATGCT from Candidatus Cloacimonadota bacterium includes the following:
- a CDS encoding recombinase, translating into MNDKEYKEWEAKVEKIEKENKLLLSDFEEWLKTKKLKSKTIKNHLLNIDFYINSFLLHYEAETPVEGIIHIGLFLGDYFIRKASWSSKYTIQENIASFKKFYTYLNEIGKIDDDDLEGMKEFIKDEKKFWLEEVESYQNDADWDL